In Solanum pennellii chromosome 3, SPENNV200, a single window of DNA contains:
- the LOC107012453 gene encoding cinnamoyl-CoA reductase 1 — protein MPSESGKVVCVTGAGGFIASWLVKLLLEKGYTVRGTVRNPDDSKNGHLKELEGAKERLILLRADLLDYQSLREAIYGCDGVFHTASPVTDDPEQMVEPAVIGTKNVITAAAETKVRRVVFTSSIGTVYMDPNRAPDKVVDETCWSDLDYCKNTKNWYCYGKTVAEKTARDEAREKGVDLVVINPVLVLGPLLQPTVNASVLHILKYLTGSAKTYANSIQAYVHVKDVALAHILLYEAPSASGRYICAESVLHRGDVVEILAKFFPEYPIPTKCSDETRPRAKPYIFTNQKLKDLGLEFTPVKQCLYETVKSLQEKGHLPIPTQNDEPIKIHS, from the exons ATGCCATCAGAATCCGGCAAAGTTGTTTGTGTCACCGGCGCCGGAGGTTTCATTGCCTCTTGGCTCGTTAAACTCCTTCTAGAAAAAGGCTACACTGTCAGAGGAACCGTTCGAAACCCtg ATGACTCCAAAAATGGTCACTTGAAAGAACTTGAAGGTGCAAAGGAGAGACTGATTCTGTTGAGAGCTGATCTTCTAGACTATCAGAGTTTGAGAGAAGCAATTTATGGCTGTGACGGAGTTTTCCACACCGCCTCCCCTGTCACTGATGATCCA GAACAAATGGTGGAGCCAGCAGTTATTGGGACCAAGAATGTGATAACAGCAGCAGCAGAAACCAAAGTTCGAAGAGTTGTGTTTACTTCTTCAATTGGTACAGTATACATGGACCCCAACCGGGCCCCTGATAAAGTTGTGGACGAGACTTGCTGGAGTGATCTTGACTACTGCAAGAATACTAAG AATTGGTACTGCTATGGGAAGACAGTGGCGGAAAAGACAGCGCGGGATGAGGCAAGGGAAAAGGGAGTGGATTTGGTTGTGATTAATCCAGTTTTGGTGCTTGGACCACTGCTTCAACCAACAGTGAATGCCAGTGTTCTTCACATACTCAAGTACCTAACTGGATCTGCTAAAACATATGCCAATTCAATTCAGGCGTATGTTCATGTTAAGGATGTGGCACTAGCCCACATACTTCTCTACGAAGCTCCTTCTGCATCTGGCCGCTATATCTGCGCGGAGAGCGTGCTTCATCGCGGTGACGTGGTTGAAATTCTCGCCAAATTCTTCCCGGAGTATCCAATCCCCACCAA GTGTTCGGATGAAACGAGGCCAAGGGCAAAACCGTACATATTCACGAACCAAAAGCTAAAGGACTTGGGTTTGGAGTTTACTCCAGTAAAACAGTGCTTATATGAGACAGTGAAGAGTCTGCAGGAGAAGGGTCACCTTCCAATTCCTACTCAAAATGATGAACCTATTAAAATTCActcttaa